The Fragaria vesca subsp. vesca linkage group LG2, FraVesHawaii_1.0, whole genome shotgun sequence genome includes a window with the following:
- the LOC101308932 gene encoding cytochrome P450 87A3-like: MWTVVASCLAPLLIIYATGWIMKWRHPKCNGILPPGSMGLPLIGETLSLIFPSYSLDLHPFIKKRLKKYGLIFRTSIAFRPVVISADPEINNYLIQQEGKLLEVWYLDTFSKIFKQEGDSRMNAAGKVHKYLRHIFLDHFGAEILKEKLLTQIEACVNKSLCSWSSQEFVEVKHAASVMGLNFGAEHMIGYNAENSSGNLSQKYTRVIEGLMSFPINFPGTAYYKCLKEHKEVVTMLKDMLKERRVSPETRRGDFLDHLIVDMEKEEFMTDDFAVQLVFGGLFANYESVSPVLALCLSLLAKHPLVLQQLTAEHETILNNRTNLDSPLTWDEYKSMTFTLQVVNETLRLANVAPGLLRRVLKDIEVKGVTIPAGWTVMVVNSALQMNPSIFKDPLEFNPWRWKDLDGHVISKNFMPFGGGTRQCAGAEYSRAFLATFLHVLVTKYRWILIKGGSIVRNPMLGFGNGIHIKFCEKKN, encoded by the exons ATGTGGACTGTGGTAGCATCGTGTTTAGCACCTTTGCTAATCATATATGCAACTGGCTGGATTATGAAGTGGAGGCATCCAAAATGCAATGGGATTCTACCACCTGGTTCCATGGGCTTGCCTCTCATCGGAGAGACCCTCAGTTTGATCTTTCCTAGCTACTCTTTAGATCTTCACCCTTTTATTAAGAAAAGGCTTAAGAA ATATGGGCTCATCTTTCGGACAAGTATTGCCTTTAGACCAGTTGTTATATCAGCCGATCCTGAAATCAACAATTACCTGATTCAGCAAGAAGGGAAGCTACTTGAAGTATGGTACTTGGACACATTTTCCAAAATCTTCAAGCAAGAAGGTGATTCACGAATGAATGCAGCCGGAAAGGTTCACAAGTACTTAAGACACATTTTCTTGGATCACTTTGGTGCTGAGATCCTCAAGGAAAAATTGCTCACCCAAATAGAAGCATGCGTCAACAAAAGTCTATGTTCCTGGTCTAGTCAGGAATTTGTTGAAGTTAAACATGCTGCCTCAGTG ATGGGATTAAACTTTGGTGCAGAGCATATGATTGGTTACAATGCTGAAAACTCATCTGGTAACTTGAGTCAGAAGTATACTAGAGTCATAGAAGGTCTTATGTCCTTTCCAATAAACTTCCCCGGCACAGCATATTATAAGTGTCTAAAG GAGCACAAGGAGGTAGTAACCATGTTGAAGGATATGCTAAAGGAGAGACGTGTTTCCCCTGAGACACGCCGAGGAGATTTCCTTGATCATCTCATTGTTGACATGGAAAAGGAGGAGTTTATGACAGACGATTTCGCAGTCCAATTGGTATTTGGGGGCTTATTCGCTAACTATGAGTCCGTTTCACCAGTACTGGCATTATGTTTAAGTTTACTGGCAAAGCATCCTTTAGTTCTGCAACAGTTGACT GCTGAGCATGAGACAATTCTCAACAATAGAACAAACCTAGACTCTCCACTCACATGGGACGAATACAAATCGATGACTTTTACTCTTCAG GTTGTCAACGAAACTCTGAGGCTGGCAAATGTCGCACCTGGCTTATTACGTAGAGTATTGAAAGATATTGAAGTAAAGG GCGTTACAATTCCAGCTGGGTGGACAGTTATGGTTGTCAACTCTGCTCTTCAGATGAATCCCAGCATATTCAAAGATCCCCTCGAGTTCAATCCATGGCGTTGGAAG GACCTGGACGGACATGTTATATCAAAGAACTTCATGCCTTTTGGTGGAGGAACGAGGCAATGTGCAGGAGCAGAGTATAGTAGAGCTTTCTTAGCCACCTTTCTGCATGTCTTGGTCACCAAATACAG GTGGATATTGATCAAAGGAGGAAGCATTGTGCGAAATCCTATGTTAGGATTTGGAAATGGCATTCACATTAAGTTCTGTGAGAAGAAAAACTGA